A genomic region of Alligator mississippiensis isolate rAllMis1 chromosome 4, rAllMis1, whole genome shotgun sequence contains the following coding sequences:
- the CAND1 gene encoding cullin-associated NEDD8-dissociated protein 1, which yields MASASYHISNLLEKMTSSDKDFRFMATNDLMTELQKDSIKLDDDSERKVVKMILKLLEDKNGEVQNLAVKCLGPLVSKVKEYQVETIVDTLCTNMLSDKEQLRDISSIGLKTVIGELPPASSGSALAANVCKKITGRLTSAIAKQEDVSVQLEALDIMADMLSRQGGLLVNFHPSILTCLLPQLTSPRLAVRKRTIIALGHLVMSCGNIVFVDLIEHLLTELSKNDSMSTTRTYIQCIAAISRQAGHRIGEYLEKIIPLVVKFCNVDDDELREYCIQAFESFVRRCPKEVYPHVSTIINICLKYLTYDPNYNYDDEDEDENAMDADGGDDDDQGSDDEYSDDDDMSWKVRRAAAKCLDAVVSTRHEMLPEFYKTVSPALIARFKEREENVKADVFHAYLSLLKQTRPVQSWLCDPDAMEQGETPLTMLQSQVPNIVKALHKQMKEKSVKTRQCCFNMLTELVNVLPGALTQHVPVLVPGIIFSLNDKSSSSNLKIDALSCLYVILCNHSPQVFHPHVQALVPPVVACVGDPFYKITSEALLVTQQLVKVIRPLDQPSSFDATPYIKDLFTCTIKRLKAADIDQEVKERAISCMGQIICSLGDNLGTDLPNTLQIFLERLKNEITRLTTVKALTLIAGSPLKIDLRPVLGEGVPILASFLRKNQRALKLGTLSALDILIKNYSDSLTAAMIDAVLDELPPLISESDMHVSQMAISFLTTLAKVYPSSLSKISGSILNELIGLVRSPLLQGGALSAMLEFFQALVVTGTNNLGYMDLLRMLTGPVYSQSTALTHKQSYYSIAKCVAALTRACPKEGPAVVGQFIQDVKNSRSTDSIRLLALLSLGEVGHHIDLSGQIELKSVILEAFSSPSEEVKSAASYALGSISVGNLPEYLPFVLQEITSQPKRQYLLLHSLKEIISSASVVGLKPYVENIWALLLKHCECAEEGTRNVVAECLGKLTLIDPETLLPRLKGYLASGSSYARSSVVTAVKFTISDHPQPIDPLLKNCIGDFLKTLEDPDLNVRRVALVTFNSAAHNKPSLIRDLLDTVLPHLYNETKVRKELIREVEMGPFKHTVDDGLDIRKAAFECMYTLLDSCLDRLDIFEFLNHVEDGLKDHYDIKMLTFLMLVRLSTLCPSAVLQRLDRLVEPLRATCTTKVKANSVKQEFEKQDELKRSAMRAVAALLTIPEAEKSPLMSEFQSQISSNPELAAIFESIQKDSSSTNLESMDTS from the exons gaTCTGCCTTAGCAGCCAATGTTTGTAAAAAGATCACAGGGCGTCTTACTAGTGCTATAGCCAAGCAGGAAGATGTGTCTGTTCAACTAGAGGCCTTGGACATAATGGCTGACATGCTGAGCAG GCAAGGAGGACTGCTTGTTAACTTCCATCCTTCAATTCTgacctgtctgctcccccagctgacTAGCCCCAGACTTGCTGTGAGGAAAAGAACCATCATTGCTCTTGGTCATCTGGTTATGAGTTGTGGCAATATAGTTTTTGTTGACCTCATTGAACACCTCTTGACAGAGCTGTCTAAAAATGATTCCATGTCAACAACTAGGACCTATATACAATGTATTGCTGCTATCAGTAGGCAAGCTGGTCACAGAATAG GTGAATATCTTGAGAAAATAATCCCTTTGGTGGTAAAATTTTGTAATGTGGATGATGATGAACTAAGAGAGTACTGCATTCAAGCCTTTGAATCCTTTGTGAGGcg ATGTCCTAAAGAAGTTTATCCTCATGTGTCTACTATTATAAACATTTGTCTTAAATACCTTACTTATGATCCCAATTATAATTATGAtgatgaagatgaagatgaaaaTGCTATGGATGCAGATGGTGGCGATGATGATGATCAAG ggAGTGATGATGAAtatagtgatgatgatgatatgaGCTGGAAAGTGAGGCGTGCAGCTGCTAAATGCTTGGATGCAGTGGTTAGCACAAGGCATGAAATGCTTCCAGAATTCTACAAGACAGTATCCCCTGCTTTGATAGCGAGATTCAAAGAGCGTGAGGAGAATGTAAAAGCAGATGTTTTCCATGCATATCTTTCTCTTTTAAAACAAACTCGACCTGTGCAGAGTTGGCTTTGTGATCCTGATGCCATGGAACAAGGAGAGACACCTTTGACAATGCTTCAGAGTCAG GTTCCCAATATAGTTAAAGCCTTACACAAACAGATGAAAGAGAAGAGTGTAAAGACTCGTCAGTGTTGCTTTAACATGCTAACTGAGCTGGTAAATGTGTTACCTGGAGCCCTGACGCAACATGTTCCTGTACTTGTGCCAG GGATAATTTTTTCACTGAATGACAAATCAAGCTCTTCTAATCTGAAGATAGATGCTTTGTCTTGTTTGTATGTGATCCTCTGTAACCATTCTCCCCAAGTCTTCCATCCTCATGTTCAAGCATTGGTACCACCAGTTGTAGCTTGTGTTGGAGACCCGTTTTACAAGATAACCTCAGAGGCACTTCTGGTTACACAACAGCTTGTGAAGGTCATTCGCCCTTTAGACCAGCCTTCTTCCTTTGATGCTACTCCATATATCAAAGATTTATTTACTTGCACGATCAAGAGATTGAAGGCTGCTGATATTGATCAAGAAGTAAAAGAGAGGGCAATATCTTGCATGGGCCAGATTATTTGTAGCCTTGGTGATAATCTGGGTACTGACCTGCCTAATACGCTTCAGATATTCCTGGAGAGACTGAAGAATGAGATTACTCGGTTAACTACAGTGAAGGCCTTGACATTGATTGCTGGCTCTCCTTTGAAGATAGATCTCAGGCCAGTCCTTGGGGAAGGTGTTCCTATTCTTGCTTCTTTCCTCAGGAAGAACCAGCGAGCTTTGAAACTGGGAACCCTTTCTGCTCTagatatattaattaaaaattacAGTGACAGCTTGACAGCTGCCATGATTGATGCAGTCCTGGATGAGCTTCCACCTCTCATAAGTGAGAGTGATATGCATGTATCACAGATGGCAATCAGTTTTCTGACTACACTGGCTAAAGTGTATCCTTCCTCCCTGTCAAAGATCAGTGGGTCCATTCTCAATGAACTTATTGGGCTGGTGAGATCACCCCTACTGCAGGGTGGAGCACTTAGTGCCATGCTAGAATTTTTCCAAGCTTTGGTTGTGACTGGAACAAATAATTTGGGATATATGGATTTACTACGCATGTTAACGGGTCCAGTGTATTCACAGAGCACAGCACTTACTCACAAGCAGTCTTATTATTCCATTGCCAAATGTGTAgctgcccttacacgagcttgcCCTAAAGAAGGACCCGCTGTAGTAGGTCAGTTCATTCAAGATGTCAAGAACTCAAGATCTACGGATTCCATTCGTCTTTTAGCTTTGCTTTCTCTTGGGGAAGTTGGGCATCACATTGACCTAAGTGGACAAATTGAGCTCAAGTCTGTAATATTAGAAGCATTCTCCTCTCCTAGTGAAGAAGTAAAGTCTGCAGCATCTTATGCACTGGGCAGTATTAGTGTTGGTAATCTTCCTGAATATCTACCATTTGTCTTACAAGAAATAACTAGTCAACCTAAGAGGCAGTACCTTCTTCTCCATTCCTTGAAAGAAATAATTAGCTCAGCATCAGTGGTAGGTCTGAAACCATATGTTGAGAACATCTGGGCCTTATTGCTGAAGCACTGCGAATGTGCAGAAGAGGGTACAAGAAATGTTGTTGCTGAATGTTTGGGCAAGCTTACTTTAATAGACCCAGAGACTCTTCTCCCACGGCTCAAGGGATATTTAGCATCAG GATCATCATATGCTCGAAGCTCAGTAGTTACTGCCGTGAAGTTCACTATTTCTGATCATCCACAACCCATAGATCCACTGTTGAAGAATTGCATAG GTGACTTCCTGAAAACACTGGAAGACCCAGATCTCAATGTAAGGAGAGTAGCTCTAGTGACATTTAACTCAGCAGCACACAATAAACCATCATTAATAAGGGACCTTTTAGATACTGTGCTTCCTCATCTTTACAATGAAACAAAAGTGAGAAAGGAGCTAATAAGAGAG GTGGAAATGGGACCATTTAAGCATACAGTTGATGATGGGCTGGACATCAGAAAAGCTGCTTTTGAGTGCATGTATACGCTTTTAGATAGTTGTTTGGATAGACTAGACATATTTGAATTCTTAAACCATGTTGAAGATGGCTTGAAGGATCACTATGATATTAAG ATGCTAACATTCTTAATGTTGGTGAGACTGTCTACCCTGTGTCCAAGTGCAGTACTACAGAGGCTGGATAGACTTGTTGAACCCTTACGTGCCACATGTACAACAAAG GTAAAGGCAAACTCGGTGAAACAGGAGTTTGAAAAACAAGATGAACTCAAGCGATCTGCCATGAGGGCAGTAGCAGCACTTCTAACTATTCCAGAAGCAGAGAAGAGTCCATTAATGAGTGAATTTCAGTCGCAGATAAGCTCTAACCCTGAGCTGGCAGCCATCTTCGAAAGTATCCAAAAAGATTCATCATCCACTAACTTGGAATCAATGGACACTAGTTAG